The Parafrankia discariae genomic sequence CATCGCCCACGAACTGATGATCAGTCTCAAGACCGTGCGGAACCACGTGTCCAACATCTTCACCAAGCTGCAGGTCTCCGAACGCTCCCAGGCCATCGTCAAGGCACGCGCGGCCGGCCTCGGCAACCCCTGACGTCCTCGACGGCCGCAGTCATAGACGGCCGTTTCGCAGCCCTTGGGTACGTCACCGCGCTCCGCTGATCGGTTCACGTCTCCCAGACGTCCCAAGACCGCCCGCCGCTGAAACGGACGGTCCGGCCGCTCCGCTGCGCACGTCGACGCAGGTCACACGGCTGCATCAGCTAGCTCCGTTAGGTTATGCGGCGCATGTGTAGCTACCGATGTAGCAACAGCCGGCGTCCGTCCCGAGAGCCACGAGGCGAGCTGGACCGCGAGTGTGGACGCGCAGGTCCCACGCCTTCAGCAGCGCGTCCAACGCGGAGCGGCGCCGAGTCTGGGTCCGGAAGCGGACGCCTGACCAGGACACTTGCGCAACGTCGGACGCGATCGGAGCGGCACCGCGACGGGCGAGAGCCGGCTTGACCGTGTTGCCCCGAAGCGGACGGTCTGCGGGAAGCATCTGTGCAGGTCAGCGGGGGTGTACGGGTGACCGTCCGCCGCCTGCCTACGGTCGGCGTTGCTACACCCGTTGCTACATAACGATCTACAAAACACTCTAGATGATCTCTGTTGCGAGGTAAAATCGCTGGTCAGAGGTGGTGGGCAGGGGCGGGGTCGAACCGCCGACCTTCCGCTTTTCAGGCGGACGCTCGTACCGACTGAGCTACCTGCCCATGTCTTGTGCTGTGTTGCTGGTGCTGCGCTACCAACTAACGCGGTCCCGACGGGATTCGAACCCGCGACCTCCGCCTTGACAGGGCGGCGTGAACTCCAGACTTCACCACGGGACCATGTGTCAATCTTCAGTTGTCACTGCGATCATCCCGAGCGGTCGCGCCACCTGTGGTGAGGCCGCTCGGCTGCTCAGGAACTGGAGGTCATGCTACAGGACGATGCGACCCATCCGGGCTGTGGGGGACAGGAAGTTTTCCCAACACATGATCAATCCGCGAGCCAAGATCCCCTGGACCGTCGAGCTCCGGGCCAGGCCCTCGCGCGGGCGCACGAGCGCCGGGTCGACTGTCGACGGTCGCTGTCCGAGTCAGGGAGGCCCGGAGTCAGGGAGGGCCGTCTGTCGCGTAGGTGACTGATGTGCGGTCAAAGTCGGCGATAGACCACAATCGGTGACGTTGTCCGATCGACCCATTGCCCCTGAGACGGGTGAGGTCATGACATCCGAGCGCCCGGAGCGTGGCGGACCGCACGGTTCCGGTGAGCACACACCGGGCGCCGCGGCCCGGCCGGACCAGCGGACCCCTCACACGGTGGCCGGGAACGCGGCGGAGCTGCGCACGCCGCCGCTGGTCGAGTCCCAGGCGGCGCCCACGCAGATCATCGACGGGTACCCGGCGAGGCCACCGACCAGTGCGTACTCGGCGGCCTGCCCGTACCCGGGGCTGCGCGGCTTCGACGAGTCGAGTGAGCGGTGGTTCTTCGGGCGTGAGCGGATGGTCGCGGACCTGGTGGCGCGGGTCGCCTCGGGGGCCTCGCGGGTAGGGCCGTTGGTGCTCGTCGGCGCTTCGGGGTCGGGGAAGTCATCGCTGCTGCGCGCCGGGCTCCTGCCCGCCCTCGCGCGCGAGGCGCTTCCCGGCTCGCGGAGCTGGCCGCGGCTGGTGATGACACCGGGCGAGCATCCGCTCGAGGCGCTCGTCCAGCGGGTTGTCGAGGCGACCGGGATGCCGACGATGGCGCGGATGCTGGGTGACAGCCTGCGCCGGGAGCCGGAGCGGCTCAGCGAGATCGTCCGTGAGCTGCTCGCCGCCGGCGCCGCGCGCGGCACGCGCGCCGCGGACGCCAAGCCTCGGTCCGCCCCTGACGGTGACGAGACCACGAAGCAATACGGACGGCACGAACCGCGGATGATGATCGCGGTCGACCAGTTCGAGGAGGTTTTCACGCTCTGCGTCGACCAGGGCGAGCGGGAGGCGTTCGTCCGGGCCCTGTGCGCGACCGCGGCGGGCGGGGCGGTCGTCGTGATCGGCCTGCGGGCGGACTTCTACGGGACGTGTGCGTCCTTCCCCGAACTCGTCGAGGTCCTGCAGGTCAACCAGGTCGTGGTCGGGCCGATGGCGGCTGCCGACATCCGCGAGATCGTGGTGAATCCGGCTCGGGCCGCGGGTGGGGACGTCGAGCCCGGGCTGGTCGAGCTCGTGCTGCGCGATCTCGGCGCCGCCGCCGGCACGGGGATCGCCGGGAGCGACCAGGGTCCCGGCCACGGCACCAGTCACAGCACCGGCACCGGCACCGGCACCAGTCACAGCCTCGGGTTCGGTTCCGGGTTCGTGGCCGATCCGGGTTCGCTGCCGTTGCTGGCCCACGCGCTGCGCGCGACCTGGTTCGCCCGGGCGGGCGAGGCACTGACCGTCGCCGATTATCTGCGTGTCGGCGGGCTGACCGGAGCCATCGCCCAGACCGCCGAGGCGGCCTACACGAGTCTGGACGTGGCCGCCCAGCAGGCCGTCCGGCCGCTGCTGATGCGCATGATCCGGCTCGGGGAGAACGGTGCGGACACCCGTCGCAGGATGCGGCGGGCCGCGCTGCTCGCGGAGGTGCCGGGGCCGGAGTCGGCGACGGTCCTGGACGCGCTGGTCGCCGCGCGTCTCGTCGAGGCCGACGCCGAGGGGGACCGGGACACTCTGCAGATCGCGCACGAGGCGTTGCCGCGTTCCTGGCCGCGCCTGCGCGAGTGGATGGACCTGGACCGGGCCGGCGCTGTGGCGTTGCAGCAGCTCCGCGACGCCGCCGAGGTGTGGGAGCGGGGCGGGCGGGATCCGTCCTATCTGTTCACCGGTTCGCGGCTCGCCGCGGCCCGCGAGTGGATGGACGACGACCCGAACGGCGACCCCAACGACCGCCGGGATGGCGACCCGAACCGCGATCAGGATCGTAAGCAGGACGTCGACGCGACGACCAGGCGGTTCTTCGACGCGAGCGTCCGCGCCGAGGCGGAGCAGCAGCGGGCGGCGGCACGCCGGACCCGGCGGCTGCGCCAGCTCGCGGCGGCGCTGGCCGTCCTGCTGCTCGTCGCCGCGTCGCTGGCGGGTCTGACGTTCCAGCAGAGCAACGCGTCGGGACGGGCTCGGGACCGGGCGCTCTCGCAGCGGATCGCGACCCAGGCGGAGTCCGCCCGGCGGGACAATCCGGCGCTGGCCGCCCAGCTCAGCCTGGTCGCGTTGCGCACGGCGGACACACCGGAGGCACGCGGGGCCGTCCTGTGGTCATTCAACGGCGGGGGCGGGGTGCCGACGCGGTACCAGGCGCATTCCAAGTCGGTCGGGACGGTGGCCTACAGCCGGGACGGTCGGCTACTCGCGACGGGCAGCGACGACTGGACGGCCGCGCTGTGGGACGCGACCGATCCGCGGCGGCTCACGCCCCTCGCACGCATCCCGAACGAGCGTGGTGGCGGGCATGGTCGGGCGGTGAAGGCGGTGGCTTTCAACCGGAACGGGACGGTGCTGGCGACCGGTGGCACCGACGGGCTGGCGAAGCTGTGGGACATCACCGACCGGGCGAGGCCACGCCTGCTGGCGACGCTGCCGAAGGCGGATTCGGAGGTCTACGGCCTGGCGTTCGATCCGTCGTCTGATCGTCTCGCCGTCGGTGGCTACGGGAAGTCAGCGTACCTCTACGACGTGTCCGACCCGGCCCATCCGGCGAAGGAGGGACAGCTTTTCCTGCACCTGGCGCAGGTGGTGGCGCTGGAGTTCAGCCCGGACGGCGCGTTCCTGGTCGCCGGGGACGAGGGTGGCTCGGCCCTGCTGTGGTCGATCAGTGATCCGAGCAGTCCGCGGCCGCTGAAGGTTCTCGTCGAGGACGGTGGGCCCAGCACGGACGGCGCGGGCCCGATCCGGGCGGTCTCGTTCGGCGGTGACGGCCACACCGTCTACACCGCCGGGGACGGCGGCTACATCCGCGAGTTCACCGGGCCGGACCTGACGCACCTGGCGTACGCCGGCCGGGCCGGGGCGGGGAACGCGCCGATGACGGGTCTCGGCGTGGACCCGGTGAGTGGTCTGGTCGCCGTGGGCGGGTTCCGGTACGTGGGAGTTCCGATCTTCGACGTCGACGTCGATCAGTACAGCCTGACCTTCCTGGACGAGGGCGCCACGGTCTGGGATGTGGCCTTCAGCCCGGACGGCCACCGGCTCGCCTCGGTGTCGGTGGACGGTTCGCTGCGGATCTGGGAGATACCCGGCCCGGCGCTGATCGGGCGCGACGGCGCCCAGGAGGACGTCGTGCTGAACCCGGTCACCGGCATTGTCGCGATCACCACCGACAAGGCGGTCGAGCTCTGGGACGTCCAGGATCCCTACGCCCCGCGCAAGCTGCACGTTCTCACCGACGTGACGAAGGGCGAGAACGACCCGACGGGCTCGTCGGCCTTCAGCCCGGACGGGAACGTCCTCGCCGTGGGCACGGGCAAGAACATCGTTTTCTACGACATCCGCGACCCGGCGAAGCCGTCCCGGATCTCGGACGTGCCCGGACTACCCGGCGGCACGGCGAAGGTCTGGTTCAGCCCGGACGGCGGGACTCTCGCGACCGGCGGCCTCAACGCCCCGCCGGAACCCGCCTTCCAGGCCAGGGTCGAGACCTGGGACGTGACCGACCTCGCCCACCCACGGCGGCTCGCCTCGGTGGTCGCCCACCGGTCCAGTGTCCGTGACCTGAACTTCTCTCCGGACGGGCGGACCCTCCTGACCGCGGCGGAACGCTCCGTCAAGCTCTGGGACGTGTCGGACCCGCGGCGGCTCCGGCTGATCTCGGAACTGCCCGAGTTCCCGGCCGGGGTCTGGGATGTCCGCTTCTCCCCCGACGGCAGGACCCTCGCCGCCGGCGGCGCGAACCCGTTCGCGATGCTCTGGGACGTCACCGACCTGCGCGCACCACGCCAGATCGCGGACCTGCCGGGCCATTCGACGTCCGTGACCAGCGTCGCGTTCAGCCGGGACGGCTCGCAGCTCGCCACTGGCAGCAACGACAACACCGTGCGGGTGTGGGACGTGACGGACCGCGACTCCCCGAAGCTGGTCGAGAAGCTCACCCGGTCCGCGGGCAGCGAGGCCGGCGTCGGGGAGATCATCTACACCCTGGACGGCGAGCGGCTGGTCGGCGTGACCTTCACCGTGCCCGCGGTGGTGTGGGACCTCGACGTCGACCGGGTGCGGGCCAGGATCTGCGAGCGGGCGGGGGTGGGCATCACGGCCGAGGAGTGGCGACGTTTCCTACCTGATCTGCCCTACGATCCGGTCTGTGGGTGATTGTTCCGCCACCGCTGTGACCGCGACCGCCGCGGTGCCGTCAGCCGCCTCGGCGGCGACGACAGTCTCGACGGCGGCAGTCTCAGCGGCGACGGCCCCGGCGGCCAGTCGGGTGTGATCGTCGACCGCGCGCACATCGAGGCCGCGCTGCCCGGC encodes the following:
- a CDS encoding NACHT and WD repeat domain-containing protein; amino-acid sequence: MTSERPERGGPHGSGEHTPGAAARPDQRTPHTVAGNAAELRTPPLVESQAAPTQIIDGYPARPPTSAYSAACPYPGLRGFDESSERWFFGRERMVADLVARVASGASRVGPLVLVGASGSGKSSLLRAGLLPALAREALPGSRSWPRLVMTPGEHPLEALVQRVVEATGMPTMARMLGDSLRREPERLSEIVRELLAAGAARGTRAADAKPRSAPDGDETTKQYGRHEPRMMIAVDQFEEVFTLCVDQGEREAFVRALCATAAGGAVVVIGLRADFYGTCASFPELVEVLQVNQVVVGPMAAADIREIVVNPARAAGGDVEPGLVELVLRDLGAAAGTGIAGSDQGPGHGTSHSTGTGTGTSHSLGFGSGFVADPGSLPLLAHALRATWFARAGEALTVADYLRVGGLTGAIAQTAEAAYTSLDVAAQQAVRPLLMRMIRLGENGADTRRRMRRAALLAEVPGPESATVLDALVAARLVEADAEGDRDTLQIAHEALPRSWPRLREWMDLDRAGAVALQQLRDAAEVWERGGRDPSYLFTGSRLAAAREWMDDDPNGDPNDRRDGDPNRDQDRKQDVDATTRRFFDASVRAEAEQQRAAARRTRRLRQLAAALAVLLLVAASLAGLTFQQSNASGRARDRALSQRIATQAESARRDNPALAAQLSLVALRTADTPEARGAVLWSFNGGGGVPTRYQAHSKSVGTVAYSRDGRLLATGSDDWTAALWDATDPRRLTPLARIPNERGGGHGRAVKAVAFNRNGTVLATGGTDGLAKLWDITDRARPRLLATLPKADSEVYGLAFDPSSDRLAVGGYGKSAYLYDVSDPAHPAKEGQLFLHLAQVVALEFSPDGAFLVAGDEGGSALLWSISDPSSPRPLKVLVEDGGPSTDGAGPIRAVSFGGDGHTVYTAGDGGYIREFTGPDLTHLAYAGRAGAGNAPMTGLGVDPVSGLVAVGGFRYVGVPIFDVDVDQYSLTFLDEGATVWDVAFSPDGHRLASVSVDGSLRIWEIPGPALIGRDGAQEDVVLNPVTGIVAITTDKAVELWDVQDPYAPRKLHVLTDVTKGENDPTGSSAFSPDGNVLAVGTGKNIVFYDIRDPAKPSRISDVPGLPGGTAKVWFSPDGGTLATGGLNAPPEPAFQARVETWDVTDLAHPRRLASVVAHRSSVRDLNFSPDGRTLLTAAERSVKLWDVSDPRRLRLISELPEFPAGVWDVRFSPDGRTLAAGGANPFAMLWDVTDLRAPRQIADLPGHSTSVTSVAFSRDGSQLATGSNDNTVRVWDVTDRDSPKLVEKLTRSAGSEAGVGEIIYTLDGERLVGVTFTVPAVVWDLDVDRVRARICERAGVGITAEEWRRFLPDLPYDPVCG